The following coding sequences are from one Rattus rattus isolate New Zealand chromosome 11, Rrattus_CSIRO_v1, whole genome shotgun sequence window:
- the LOC116912322 gene encoding vomeronasal type-2 receptor 116-like isoform X1 — MKELCTFTISFLLLKFSFIMWGLTEPSCFWRIKNNGDNNEDLRTDCGFVLFTQQEPIEENLYNEIVYFRIPARSYEFFLVMFFATDEINKNPYLLPNMSLIFSLGDRMCEDTMGYVDTNYSFKGKTLNIVNYNCYLWARCNIQLTGPSWKTSLKLVINSRKPKVFFGPFNPNLSDHDQFPYVNQIARKDTYLSHAMISLMLFFEWTWIGLAISDDDQGIQFLSVTREEMQKHAICSAFVNVIPENMQIYMARANIYDKQIMTSSAKVVIIYGKRNSTLEVSFRRWEYLGAQKIWITTSQWDVITNKRVFSLDFFHGTVTFAYHNGRIPKLRNFMQTMNISKYPVDISQTILEWNYFNCSIFKNSDSEMNHFTSKNTEEWLAQHKFDMVLSEEGYNLYNAVYAVAHTYHELILQKVESQKMLRHKGIFINCQQVASLLKTRIFTNPVGELVNMNHRENQCAEYDIFNIWNFPQGLGLKVKIGSYFSCFPQSQQLQISEDLKWATGGTSPQVPTSMCSVMCTAGFQNEAAHCCFDCALCPENEVFNETDMEQCVRCPDDMYANLEQTYCIQRHVSLLAYEEPLGLTLGCMALCFSALTVLVLVTFVKYKDTPVVKANNCILSYILLISLIFCFLCSLLFIGHPKKTTCILQQITFGIFFTMAISTVLAKTITVVMAFKLTTPGRRMRGILASGAPNLIIPICTLIQLVICGTWLVTSPPFIDRDIQSEHGKVIIICNKGSVTAFHFVLGYLSSLALRSFAVAFLARNLPDRFNEAKFLTFSMLVFCSVWITFLPVYHSTRGKVMVVVEVFSILASSAGLLGCVFLPKCYVILVRPNSNFLQKYKNKLLY; from the exons ATGAAGGAGCTGTGCACTTTTACTATTTCATTCTTgcttctgaagttttctttcatcATGTGGGGTTTGACTGAGCCCAGTTGCTTTTGGAGAATAAAGAACAATGGAGATAACAATGAAGATTTGAGAACTGACTGTGGTTTTGTACTTTTCACACAACAGGAACCTATAGAAGAAAATTTGTATAATGAAATTGTGTATTTTAG AATACCAGCAAGAAGCTATGAGTTTTTTTTGGTAATGTTTTTTGCTACTGATGAGATCAACAAGAATCCTTATCTTTTACCCAACATGTCTTTGATATTCTCCCTTGGTGATAGAATGTGTGAAGATACAATGGGATATGTGGATACAAACTACTCATTCAAAGGAAAAACTTTGAATATTGTTAATTATAACTGTTATTTATGGGCCAGATGTAATATACAACTTACAGGACCATCATGGAAAACATCCTTAAAACTGGTGATTAATTCTAGAAAACCAAAG GTTTTTTTTGGACCATTTAATCCTAACCTGAGTGACCATGACCAGTTTCCCTATGTAAATCAGATAGCAAGAAAGGACACTTATTTGTCTCATGCCATGATCTCTTTGATGCTTTTTTTTGAATGGACTTGGATTGGACTAGCCATCTCAGATGATGACCAGGGAATTCAGTTTCTCTCAGTCACaagagaagaaatgcaaaaacATGCAATCTGTTCAGCTTTTGTGAATGTGATCCCAGAAAACATGCAGATATACATGGCAAGGGCTAACATATATGATAAACAAATTATGACATCATCAGCAAAGGTTGTTATCATTTATGGTAAAAGGAACTCTACTCTAGAAGTCAGCTTTAGAAGGTGGGAATATTTAGGTGCCCAGAAAATCTGGATCACAACCTCACAATGGGATGTTATCACAAATAAAAGAGTTTTCAGCCTTGATTTCTTCCATGGAACTGTCACTTTTGCATACCACAATGGCAGGATTCCTAAACTTAGGAATTTTATGCAAACAATGAACATTTCCAAATACCCAGTAGACATCTCTCAGACTATACTGGAgtggaattattttaattgttcaaTCTTTAAGAACAGTGATAGTGAAATGAATCATTTTACATCCAAGAACACAGAGGAATGGTTAGCACAGCACAAATTTGACATGGTTCTGAGTGAAGAAGGTTACAATTTGTATAatgctgtgtatgctgtggcCCACACCTACCATGAACTCATTCTTCAAAAAGTAGAATCTCAGAAAATGCTAAGACACAAAGGAATATTCATTAACTGTCAGCAG GTGGCTTCCCTGCTGAAAACCAGGATATTTACTAACCCTGTTGGAGAACTGGTGAACATGAATCACAGGGAAAATCAGTGTGCAGAGTATGACATTTTCAACATTTGGAATTTTCCACAAGGCCTTggattaaaagtgaaaataggaagctatttttcttgtttcccgCAGAGCCAACAACTTCAAATATCTGAAGACTTGAAGTGGGCCACAGGAGGAACATC gccTCAGGTCCCCACGTCCATGTGTAGTGTGATGTGCACTGCTGGATTTCAGAACGAGGCTGCACACTGCTGCTTTGATTGTGCCCTGTGTCCAGAAAATGAGGTTTTTAATGAGACAG ATATGGAGCAATGTGTGAGGTGTCCAGATGATATGTATGCCAACTTAGAGCAAACCTACTGTATCCAAAGACATGTGTCACTTCTGGCTTATGAAGAACCACTGGGTTTGACCCTAGGATGCATGGCCCTATGCTTCTCTGCCCTCACAGTTCTAGTATTAGTCACTTTTGTGAAGTACAAGGATACTCCTGTTGTGAAGGCCAATAACTGCATTCTCAGTTACATCCTGCTCATCTCTCtcatcttctgttttctctgctcatTGCTCTTCATTGGACATCCCAAAAAGACCACCTGCATCCTGCAACAGATCACATTTGGAATATTTTTCACAATGGCAATTTCTACAGTGTTGGCTAAAACAATAACTGTTGTCATGGCTTTCAAGCTCACTACACCAGGAAGAAGGATGAGAGGGATCCTGGCATCAGGGGCACCTAACTTGATCATTCCCATTTGTACACTAATCCAACTTGTTATCTGTGGGACCTGGTTGGTAACATCTCCTCCCTTTATTGACAGAGATATACAATCAGAACATGGGAAGGTCATCATTATTTGCAACAAAGGCTCAGTCACTGCCTTCCACTTTGTCCTAGGATACTTGAGCTCCTTGGCTCTGAGAAGCTTTGCTGTGGCATTCCTGGCTAGGAATCTTCCTGACAGATTCAATGAAGCCAAGTTCCTAACATTCAGCATGCTTgtgttctgcagtgtctggattACTTTCCTCCCTGTCTACCATAGCACAAGGGGGAAGGTCATGGTAGTTGTGGAAGTCTTCTCCATCTTGGCTTCTAGTGCAGGGTTGCTAGGGTGTGTGTTTCTCCCAAAGTGTTATGTTATTTTAGTTAGACCAAATTCAAATTTTCTTCagaagtacaaaaataaattactttattaa
- the LOC116912322 gene encoding vomeronasal type-2 receptor 116-like isoform X2: MKELCTFTISFLLLKFSFIMWGLTEPSCFWRIKNNGDNNEDLRTDCGFVLFTQQEPIEENLYNEIVYFRIPARSYEFFLVMFFATDEINKNPYLLPNMSLIFSLGDRMCEDTMGYVDTNYSFKGKTLNIVNYNCYLWARCNIQLTGPSWKTSLKLVINSRKPKVFFGPFNPNLSDHDQFPYVNQIARKDTYLSHAMISLMLFFEWTWIGLAISDDDQGIQFLSVTREEMQKHAICSAFVNVIPENMQIYMARANIYDKQIMTSSAKVVIIYGKRNSTLEVSFRRWEYLGAQKIWITTSQWDVITNKRVFSLDFFHGTVTFAYHNGRIPKLRNFMQTMNISKYPVDISQTILEWNYFNCSIFKNSDSEMNHFTSKNTEEWLAQHKFDMVLSEEGYNLYNAVYAVAHTYHELILQKVESQKMLRHKGIFINCQQVASLLKTRIFTNPVGELVNMNHRENQCAEYDIFNIWNFPQGLGLKVKIGSYFSCFPQSQQLQISEDLKWATGGTSVPTSMCSVMCTAGFQNEAAHCCFDCALCPENEVFNETADMEQCVRCPDDMYANLEQTYCIQRHVSLLAYEEPLGLTLGCMALCFSALTVLVLVTFVKYKDTPVVKANNCILSYILLISLIFCFLCSLLFIGHPKKTTCILQQITFGIFFTMAISTVLAKTITVVMAFKLTTPGRRMRGILASGAPNLIIPICTLIQLVICGTWLVTSPPFIDRDIQSEHGKVIIICNKGSVTAFHFVLGYLSSLALRSFAVAFLARNLPDRFNEAKFLTFSMLVFCSVWITFLPVYHSTRGKVMVVVEVFSILASSAGLLGCVFLPKCYVILVRPNSNFLQKYKNKLLY; encoded by the exons ATGAAGGAGCTGTGCACTTTTACTATTTCATTCTTgcttctgaagttttctttcatcATGTGGGGTTTGACTGAGCCCAGTTGCTTTTGGAGAATAAAGAACAATGGAGATAACAATGAAGATTTGAGAACTGACTGTGGTTTTGTACTTTTCACACAACAGGAACCTATAGAAGAAAATTTGTATAATGAAATTGTGTATTTTAG AATACCAGCAAGAAGCTATGAGTTTTTTTTGGTAATGTTTTTTGCTACTGATGAGATCAACAAGAATCCTTATCTTTTACCCAACATGTCTTTGATATTCTCCCTTGGTGATAGAATGTGTGAAGATACAATGGGATATGTGGATACAAACTACTCATTCAAAGGAAAAACTTTGAATATTGTTAATTATAACTGTTATTTATGGGCCAGATGTAATATACAACTTACAGGACCATCATGGAAAACATCCTTAAAACTGGTGATTAATTCTAGAAAACCAAAG GTTTTTTTTGGACCATTTAATCCTAACCTGAGTGACCATGACCAGTTTCCCTATGTAAATCAGATAGCAAGAAAGGACACTTATTTGTCTCATGCCATGATCTCTTTGATGCTTTTTTTTGAATGGACTTGGATTGGACTAGCCATCTCAGATGATGACCAGGGAATTCAGTTTCTCTCAGTCACaagagaagaaatgcaaaaacATGCAATCTGTTCAGCTTTTGTGAATGTGATCCCAGAAAACATGCAGATATACATGGCAAGGGCTAACATATATGATAAACAAATTATGACATCATCAGCAAAGGTTGTTATCATTTATGGTAAAAGGAACTCTACTCTAGAAGTCAGCTTTAGAAGGTGGGAATATTTAGGTGCCCAGAAAATCTGGATCACAACCTCACAATGGGATGTTATCACAAATAAAAGAGTTTTCAGCCTTGATTTCTTCCATGGAACTGTCACTTTTGCATACCACAATGGCAGGATTCCTAAACTTAGGAATTTTATGCAAACAATGAACATTTCCAAATACCCAGTAGACATCTCTCAGACTATACTGGAgtggaattattttaattgttcaaTCTTTAAGAACAGTGATAGTGAAATGAATCATTTTACATCCAAGAACACAGAGGAATGGTTAGCACAGCACAAATTTGACATGGTTCTGAGTGAAGAAGGTTACAATTTGTATAatgctgtgtatgctgtggcCCACACCTACCATGAACTCATTCTTCAAAAAGTAGAATCTCAGAAAATGCTAAGACACAAAGGAATATTCATTAACTGTCAGCAG GTGGCTTCCCTGCTGAAAACCAGGATATTTACTAACCCTGTTGGAGAACTGGTGAACATGAATCACAGGGAAAATCAGTGTGCAGAGTATGACATTTTCAACATTTGGAATTTTCCACAAGGCCTTggattaaaagtgaaaataggaagctatttttcttgtttcccgCAGAGCCAACAACTTCAAATATCTGAAGACTTGAAGTGGGCCACAGGAGGAACATCC GTCCCCACGTCCATGTGTAGTGTGATGTGCACTGCTGGATTTCAGAACGAGGCTGCACACTGCTGCTTTGATTGTGCCCTGTGTCCAGAAAATGAGGTTTTTAATGAGACAG CAGATATGGAGCAATGTGTGAGGTGTCCAGATGATATGTATGCCAACTTAGAGCAAACCTACTGTATCCAAAGACATGTGTCACTTCTGGCTTATGAAGAACCACTGGGTTTGACCCTAGGATGCATGGCCCTATGCTTCTCTGCCCTCACAGTTCTAGTATTAGTCACTTTTGTGAAGTACAAGGATACTCCTGTTGTGAAGGCCAATAACTGCATTCTCAGTTACATCCTGCTCATCTCTCtcatcttctgttttctctgctcatTGCTCTTCATTGGACATCCCAAAAAGACCACCTGCATCCTGCAACAGATCACATTTGGAATATTTTTCACAATGGCAATTTCTACAGTGTTGGCTAAAACAATAACTGTTGTCATGGCTTTCAAGCTCACTACACCAGGAAGAAGGATGAGAGGGATCCTGGCATCAGGGGCACCTAACTTGATCATTCCCATTTGTACACTAATCCAACTTGTTATCTGTGGGACCTGGTTGGTAACATCTCCTCCCTTTATTGACAGAGATATACAATCAGAACATGGGAAGGTCATCATTATTTGCAACAAAGGCTCAGTCACTGCCTTCCACTTTGTCCTAGGATACTTGAGCTCCTTGGCTCTGAGAAGCTTTGCTGTGGCATTCCTGGCTAGGAATCTTCCTGACAGATTCAATGAAGCCAAGTTCCTAACATTCAGCATGCTTgtgttctgcagtgtctggattACTTTCCTCCCTGTCTACCATAGCACAAGGGGGAAGGTCATGGTAGTTGTGGAAGTCTTCTCCATCTTGGCTTCTAGTGCAGGGTTGCTAGGGTGTGTGTTTCTCCCAAAGTGTTATGTTATTTTAGTTAGACCAAATTCAAATTTTCTTCagaagtacaaaaataaattactttattaa
- the LOC116912322 gene encoding vomeronasal type-2 receptor 116-like isoform X4, producing the protein MKELCTFTISFLLLKFSFIMWGLTEPSCFWRIKNNGDNNEDLRTDCGFVLFTQQEPIEENLYNEIVYFRIPARSYEFFLVMFFATDEINKNPYLLPNMSLIFSLGDRMCEDTMGYVDTNYSFKGKTLNIVNYNCYLWARCNIQLTGPSWKTSLKLVINSRKPKVFFGPFNPNLSDHDQFPYVNQIARKDTYLSHAMISLMLFFEWTWIGLAISDDDQGIQFLSVTREEMQKHAICSAFVNVIPENMQIYMARANIYDKQIMTSSAKVVIIYGKRNSTLEVSFRRWEYLGAQKIWITTSQWDVITNKRVFSLDFFHGTVTFAYHNGRIPKLRNFMQTMNISKYPVDISQTILEWNYFNCSIFKNSDSEMNHFTSKNTEEWLAQHKFDMVLSEEGYNLYNAVYAVAHTYHELILQKVESQKMLRHKGIFINCQQVASLLKTRIFTNPVGELVNMNHRENQCAEYDIFNIWNFPQGLGLKVKIGSYFSCFPQSQQLQISEDLKWATGGTSVPTSMCSVMCTAGFQNEAAHCCFDCALCPENEVFNETDMEQCVRCPDDMYANLEQTYCIQRHVSLLAYEEPLGLTLGCMALCFSALTVLVLVTFVKYKDTPVVKANNCILSYILLISLIFCFLCSLLFIGHPKKTTCILQQITFGIFFTMAISTVLAKTITVVMAFKLTTPGRRMRGILASGAPNLIIPICTLIQLVICGTWLVTSPPFIDRDIQSEHGKVIIICNKGSVTAFHFVLGYLSSLALRSFAVAFLARNLPDRFNEAKFLTFSMLVFCSVWITFLPVYHSTRGKVMVVVEVFSILASSAGLLGCVFLPKCYVILVRPNSNFLQKYKNKLLY; encoded by the exons ATGAAGGAGCTGTGCACTTTTACTATTTCATTCTTgcttctgaagttttctttcatcATGTGGGGTTTGACTGAGCCCAGTTGCTTTTGGAGAATAAAGAACAATGGAGATAACAATGAAGATTTGAGAACTGACTGTGGTTTTGTACTTTTCACACAACAGGAACCTATAGAAGAAAATTTGTATAATGAAATTGTGTATTTTAG AATACCAGCAAGAAGCTATGAGTTTTTTTTGGTAATGTTTTTTGCTACTGATGAGATCAACAAGAATCCTTATCTTTTACCCAACATGTCTTTGATATTCTCCCTTGGTGATAGAATGTGTGAAGATACAATGGGATATGTGGATACAAACTACTCATTCAAAGGAAAAACTTTGAATATTGTTAATTATAACTGTTATTTATGGGCCAGATGTAATATACAACTTACAGGACCATCATGGAAAACATCCTTAAAACTGGTGATTAATTCTAGAAAACCAAAG GTTTTTTTTGGACCATTTAATCCTAACCTGAGTGACCATGACCAGTTTCCCTATGTAAATCAGATAGCAAGAAAGGACACTTATTTGTCTCATGCCATGATCTCTTTGATGCTTTTTTTTGAATGGACTTGGATTGGACTAGCCATCTCAGATGATGACCAGGGAATTCAGTTTCTCTCAGTCACaagagaagaaatgcaaaaacATGCAATCTGTTCAGCTTTTGTGAATGTGATCCCAGAAAACATGCAGATATACATGGCAAGGGCTAACATATATGATAAACAAATTATGACATCATCAGCAAAGGTTGTTATCATTTATGGTAAAAGGAACTCTACTCTAGAAGTCAGCTTTAGAAGGTGGGAATATTTAGGTGCCCAGAAAATCTGGATCACAACCTCACAATGGGATGTTATCACAAATAAAAGAGTTTTCAGCCTTGATTTCTTCCATGGAACTGTCACTTTTGCATACCACAATGGCAGGATTCCTAAACTTAGGAATTTTATGCAAACAATGAACATTTCCAAATACCCAGTAGACATCTCTCAGACTATACTGGAgtggaattattttaattgttcaaTCTTTAAGAACAGTGATAGTGAAATGAATCATTTTACATCCAAGAACACAGAGGAATGGTTAGCACAGCACAAATTTGACATGGTTCTGAGTGAAGAAGGTTACAATTTGTATAatgctgtgtatgctgtggcCCACACCTACCATGAACTCATTCTTCAAAAAGTAGAATCTCAGAAAATGCTAAGACACAAAGGAATATTCATTAACTGTCAGCAG GTGGCTTCCCTGCTGAAAACCAGGATATTTACTAACCCTGTTGGAGAACTGGTGAACATGAATCACAGGGAAAATCAGTGTGCAGAGTATGACATTTTCAACATTTGGAATTTTCCACAAGGCCTTggattaaaagtgaaaataggaagctatttttcttgtttcccgCAGAGCCAACAACTTCAAATATCTGAAGACTTGAAGTGGGCCACAGGAGGAACATCC GTCCCCACGTCCATGTGTAGTGTGATGTGCACTGCTGGATTTCAGAACGAGGCTGCACACTGCTGCTTTGATTGTGCCCTGTGTCCAGAAAATGAGGTTTTTAATGAGACAG ATATGGAGCAATGTGTGAGGTGTCCAGATGATATGTATGCCAACTTAGAGCAAACCTACTGTATCCAAAGACATGTGTCACTTCTGGCTTATGAAGAACCACTGGGTTTGACCCTAGGATGCATGGCCCTATGCTTCTCTGCCCTCACAGTTCTAGTATTAGTCACTTTTGTGAAGTACAAGGATACTCCTGTTGTGAAGGCCAATAACTGCATTCTCAGTTACATCCTGCTCATCTCTCtcatcttctgttttctctgctcatTGCTCTTCATTGGACATCCCAAAAAGACCACCTGCATCCTGCAACAGATCACATTTGGAATATTTTTCACAATGGCAATTTCTACAGTGTTGGCTAAAACAATAACTGTTGTCATGGCTTTCAAGCTCACTACACCAGGAAGAAGGATGAGAGGGATCCTGGCATCAGGGGCACCTAACTTGATCATTCCCATTTGTACACTAATCCAACTTGTTATCTGTGGGACCTGGTTGGTAACATCTCCTCCCTTTATTGACAGAGATATACAATCAGAACATGGGAAGGTCATCATTATTTGCAACAAAGGCTCAGTCACTGCCTTCCACTTTGTCCTAGGATACTTGAGCTCCTTGGCTCTGAGAAGCTTTGCTGTGGCATTCCTGGCTAGGAATCTTCCTGACAGATTCAATGAAGCCAAGTTCCTAACATTCAGCATGCTTgtgttctgcagtgtctggattACTTTCCTCCCTGTCTACCATAGCACAAGGGGGAAGGTCATGGTAGTTGTGGAAGTCTTCTCCATCTTGGCTTCTAGTGCAGGGTTGCTAGGGTGTGTGTTTCTCCCAAAGTGTTATGTTATTTTAGTTAGACCAAATTCAAATTTTCTTCagaagtacaaaaataaattactttattaa
- the LOC116912322 gene encoding vomeronasal type-2 receptor 116-like isoform X3 produces the protein MKELCTFTISFLLLKFSFIMWGLTEPSCFWRIKNNGDNNEDLRTDCGFVLFTQQEPIEENLYNEIVYFRIPARSYEFFLVMFFATDEINKNPYLLPNMSLIFSLGDRMCEDTMGYVDTNYSFKGKTLNIVNYNCYLWARCNIQLTGPSWKTSLKLVINSRKPKVFFGPFNPNLSDHDQFPYVNQIARKDTYLSHAMISLMLFFEWTWIGLAISDDDQGIQFLSVTREEMQKHAICSAFVNVIPENMQIYMARANIYDKQIMTSSAKVVIIYGKRNSTLEVSFRRWEYLGAQKIWITTSQWDVITNKRVFSLDFFHGTVTFAYHNGRIPKLRNFMQTMNISKYPVDISQTILEWNYFNCSIFKNSDSEMNHFTSKNTEEWLAQHKFDMVLSEEGYNLYNAVYAVAHTYHELILQKVESQKMLRHKGIFINCQQVASLLKTRIFTNPVGELVNMNHRENQCAEYDIFNIWNFPQGLGLKVKIGSYFSCFPQSQQLQISEDLKWATGGTSVVPTSMCSVMCTAGFQNEAAHCCFDCALCPENEVFNETDMEQCVRCPDDMYANLEQTYCIQRHVSLLAYEEPLGLTLGCMALCFSALTVLVLVTFVKYKDTPVVKANNCILSYILLISLIFCFLCSLLFIGHPKKTTCILQQITFGIFFTMAISTVLAKTITVVMAFKLTTPGRRMRGILASGAPNLIIPICTLIQLVICGTWLVTSPPFIDRDIQSEHGKVIIICNKGSVTAFHFVLGYLSSLALRSFAVAFLARNLPDRFNEAKFLTFSMLVFCSVWITFLPVYHSTRGKVMVVVEVFSILASSAGLLGCVFLPKCYVILVRPNSNFLQKYKNKLLY, from the exons ATGAAGGAGCTGTGCACTTTTACTATTTCATTCTTgcttctgaagttttctttcatcATGTGGGGTTTGACTGAGCCCAGTTGCTTTTGGAGAATAAAGAACAATGGAGATAACAATGAAGATTTGAGAACTGACTGTGGTTTTGTACTTTTCACACAACAGGAACCTATAGAAGAAAATTTGTATAATGAAATTGTGTATTTTAG AATACCAGCAAGAAGCTATGAGTTTTTTTTGGTAATGTTTTTTGCTACTGATGAGATCAACAAGAATCCTTATCTTTTACCCAACATGTCTTTGATATTCTCCCTTGGTGATAGAATGTGTGAAGATACAATGGGATATGTGGATACAAACTACTCATTCAAAGGAAAAACTTTGAATATTGTTAATTATAACTGTTATTTATGGGCCAGATGTAATATACAACTTACAGGACCATCATGGAAAACATCCTTAAAACTGGTGATTAATTCTAGAAAACCAAAG GTTTTTTTTGGACCATTTAATCCTAACCTGAGTGACCATGACCAGTTTCCCTATGTAAATCAGATAGCAAGAAAGGACACTTATTTGTCTCATGCCATGATCTCTTTGATGCTTTTTTTTGAATGGACTTGGATTGGACTAGCCATCTCAGATGATGACCAGGGAATTCAGTTTCTCTCAGTCACaagagaagaaatgcaaaaacATGCAATCTGTTCAGCTTTTGTGAATGTGATCCCAGAAAACATGCAGATATACATGGCAAGGGCTAACATATATGATAAACAAATTATGACATCATCAGCAAAGGTTGTTATCATTTATGGTAAAAGGAACTCTACTCTAGAAGTCAGCTTTAGAAGGTGGGAATATTTAGGTGCCCAGAAAATCTGGATCACAACCTCACAATGGGATGTTATCACAAATAAAAGAGTTTTCAGCCTTGATTTCTTCCATGGAACTGTCACTTTTGCATACCACAATGGCAGGATTCCTAAACTTAGGAATTTTATGCAAACAATGAACATTTCCAAATACCCAGTAGACATCTCTCAGACTATACTGGAgtggaattattttaattgttcaaTCTTTAAGAACAGTGATAGTGAAATGAATCATTTTACATCCAAGAACACAGAGGAATGGTTAGCACAGCACAAATTTGACATGGTTCTGAGTGAAGAAGGTTACAATTTGTATAatgctgtgtatgctgtggcCCACACCTACCATGAACTCATTCTTCAAAAAGTAGAATCTCAGAAAATGCTAAGACACAAAGGAATATTCATTAACTGTCAGCAG GTGGCTTCCCTGCTGAAAACCAGGATATTTACTAACCCTGTTGGAGAACTGGTGAACATGAATCACAGGGAAAATCAGTGTGCAGAGTATGACATTTTCAACATTTGGAATTTTCCACAAGGCCTTggattaaaagtgaaaataggaagctatttttcttgtttcccgCAGAGCCAACAACTTCAAATATCTGAAGACTTGAAGTGGGCCACAGGAGGAACATCCGT A GTCCCCACGTCCATGTGTAGTGTGATGTGCACTGCTGGATTTCAGAACGAGGCTGCACACTGCTGCTTTGATTGTGCCCTGTGTCCAGAAAATGAGGTTTTTAATGAGACAG ATATGGAGCAATGTGTGAGGTGTCCAGATGATATGTATGCCAACTTAGAGCAAACCTACTGTATCCAAAGACATGTGTCACTTCTGGCTTATGAAGAACCACTGGGTTTGACCCTAGGATGCATGGCCCTATGCTTCTCTGCCCTCACAGTTCTAGTATTAGTCACTTTTGTGAAGTACAAGGATACTCCTGTTGTGAAGGCCAATAACTGCATTCTCAGTTACATCCTGCTCATCTCTCtcatcttctgttttctctgctcatTGCTCTTCATTGGACATCCCAAAAAGACCACCTGCATCCTGCAACAGATCACATTTGGAATATTTTTCACAATGGCAATTTCTACAGTGTTGGCTAAAACAATAACTGTTGTCATGGCTTTCAAGCTCACTACACCAGGAAGAAGGATGAGAGGGATCCTGGCATCAGGGGCACCTAACTTGATCATTCCCATTTGTACACTAATCCAACTTGTTATCTGTGGGACCTGGTTGGTAACATCTCCTCCCTTTATTGACAGAGATATACAATCAGAACATGGGAAGGTCATCATTATTTGCAACAAAGGCTCAGTCACTGCCTTCCACTTTGTCCTAGGATACTTGAGCTCCTTGGCTCTGAGAAGCTTTGCTGTGGCATTCCTGGCTAGGAATCTTCCTGACAGATTCAATGAAGCCAAGTTCCTAACATTCAGCATGCTTgtgttctgcagtgtctggattACTTTCCTCCCTGTCTACCATAGCACAAGGGGGAAGGTCATGGTAGTTGTGGAAGTCTTCTCCATCTTGGCTTCTAGTGCAGGGTTGCTAGGGTGTGTGTTTCTCCCAAAGTGTTATGTTATTTTAGTTAGACCAAATTCAAATTTTCTTCagaagtacaaaaataaattactttattaa